Within the Eucalyptus grandis isolate ANBG69807.140 chromosome 1, ASM1654582v1, whole genome shotgun sequence genome, the region TTGGTTGGCAGAATGAGCGGAGATCATAGGAATAGCATGTCTTTATATTCTATTGCTGATTCTTGAATTGTCATCTGCCGTTGTATATTTGAGTGTTGATGCTCAACTTATATGTTGATACTTCATTTCCCAGTTAGGGATAGAGAATGTTCTACTCAGAGGAATCAAGTGGAGCAAGTTGCTTGATCCAGACAAGAAAGGCCAATGGTGGCTTTCAGGGGACATGGCTTCTAAAACTGACGATATTGTCGAGGTTGCAAACACCATCGACAAAGAGGTCGCAGAAACCCAAAAAATGCTGCAGCTTGCCTCTGCCCAGAGAATGAATACAGATACTAGAAGGGCAATATTCTGTATAATAATGAGCGGAGAGGACTACATTGATACATTTGAGAAACTTTTGAGGTTGGATTTACCTGGAAAACAGGTAATTTACTAGCTGCACTCTTAGTGGGCATCACTTTCTTTCACTAAGTTTTCTGTTACCTCAACTGCAATCACATAGTAGCTTCGTTGAGAATTACGAAGGAAAGTTCCATATTTGTGCTGGGCCTTGACCCATTTGTCTGGAGGCAAAGAATCAGGGATATATCATCATTCCTGTTTGTCTTTTATGTGCTGCAGGACAGAGAAATTATGCGGGTTCTTGTGGAGTGCTGTTTGCAGGAGAAAGTGTTTAACAAATACTATACGGTTCTGGCTGCTAAGTTATGTGAGCATGACAAGAACCACAAGTTTACTTTGCAGGTACTCCTATCCATCTGCCTCACAATAGCTTAGAGGATTATACCAGTTTTCTGCATGATCTAAGGAATTAGTGGCACCTTTTATACAGAAGTAAGAAAAGATGGTTTGTATGCAATTTCTCTGTAGTCTAAAGTTTTTGTTCAGGCACTTCAGTTCAATAGTTGGTACCGAAATAGGCTATCAGTGAAGAAAATAAGATTAGAAAATAACGAAACTTAGCAGTCACAAGGAAGGCAGTCACAAAGAAGGGGGATACGGTTGGGGCGACTGCCTCTTGGAAAAGCCATCaatattttctttcccttctatTCTGTCTCCCTGAAATTTGTTGTCTccctcattttattaatttgctATCATCCTGTGCAAATCCACAGTTTTGCCTTTGGGATCACTTTAAAGAGCTGGAGTCGATGCAACTCTTGAGATCCATGCACCTGGCGAAGTTTGTGGCAGAGATGGTGGCCTCATTTACCCTATCactttcccttttgaaaacagTAGATTTCAGCGATGCTAGGCAACTAACGGCAAAACGGATCATTCACTTTCGGATGCTATTCGAGGTGATGTTCGAGCAACCGGATAGTCTGATTTGGAATGTCTTTACGCGGGTTGCATTGAGTCCGGAGCTCGAGACTCTTCGATTTGGCATCGAGTTTTTTGTTCGGGAATATGTGGTCAGTAGCAATAGAGCTCTGAGCGGAAAATTTAAGATTGTGAAGAAGGCTCTCAATAATGTTGAGGGCATCctcatgtgatttttttcctctttcggaGGCagaatccttttttttcttttgagttgaGTTTTCTTACATGCCTTTTCGGCGTGGCCAAAATTTTGGGGCTTAAATTAGGTTGTAGTTCAGAAGCTGTTTCATGTACGATTTACATTATGTGACGGTGAATCGGTACTGTCTTCTTGAGAATGTTACCCTTATGTTTTGGTCTAGATGAAATTGGAACGTCTTGTCCTTGCACAAATTCATGAAATGATTATTCAATTAATCCTAAACATATCATATATTACAGGCAATTCAGTTCTATACTTTTGAATTATatctatttaattttaattttttcaatgacttgttaatataatattttcgatcaatttttaggaaattgtagatatttataattttttagaatttcctaatttttttttattaattttattgatattcatattcttttttcgttcttttaaCTCTGTTAAAAGCCATCCCTAGCGGACTGTGGGCGAGGAGCCGGTGGCTTTTGTCACGGCCCAGGCAATggagggaaataagaaaaaataatagagattaaagaaaaaaggaaaaaataaaaagtttcaaaaaaattctaaatcttttaaaatatttatatcagCATCAATCGTACTACTCACGTGGACGgtttccagccaaaattaatGACAATgaccaaatttaattttttttttaaaatagaactATATTAGTACTATTGAAATATGTAAGTTTAACACATTTCGAACAATTTTTAGAAGCTCTTTTCTAATTGTCCACAGCTTCTTTGTGTATGTTATTGACCATTTGAGGGCCCTTTGTTGTAAAATTTGGGATCTCTTTGGTAACTATTCCATTCTCGATAACAATTtctacttataatttttttttaattttgttttttgaataagtttctaagcatttgaaaacatttagtAATTGTTCAAAAATTTTACTCCTAAGAtataaatgcatttgataaaatCTCACTTTCTTTGTAATATAGAAtttctttcgattttttaataattttattatatatatttttccttttttctttttcttctccttcttcctttggccaacAATAAAGAATAacatttttgtactttttaattctattccaaatctattctcaagaataaaagagttaccaaataaatttttattctttttttgttagaatcGGGTATTGTTTAGCCAGTTAAAGCACATTTGGTAATAATtatattcccaagaacaatttctaatcattttaaattgtttgataactgtccaaaatttatgattttataatagaattgcgtttgataccatactcaaaatttctactccaaatcattttcttttaatttttaattattttttcttattttcttattttcctttctctcctattctttttcttcaagtggCCGATCGCGGCTCTCGTCGGCCAAGCCTCATCGGTGGCCAGGcaagcctcgtcggtggctagGCTTACCTCCGacaagctcgccggaccggtTGCTAGCGACCGGCAGTGGTGGATGGCGGACGGTAGCAAACGGCAACCACGGTGGTGGcagtagatgaagaagaagatgagaaaatgaaagaataagaagaaaatggtttgattcttagatttgttttcgggaataaaaatcaatttttttttattcttgattatgttccaaatctatttccgagaataaagaaatagaaatttatttccgaaaataaaattttaccaaacacgattacGTTCTAAAACTatttccggaaaaaaaaaatcagaatcttgGGATGATTAGCAAACAAGCCATTATCAAATAAGCTCTTAGAAGCATACGACAAAAGCGTTTGCCGGATCATTTCTTTTCCTCAGTGTTTGTATTTGTTGCTCTCCAACATGGATCCATGGAGGTGCCGCATCGGATTTTTGGACATCGCGTGAACCCCTCTCAAACACATCCCGTTAGAGCTTATAGCGCTTCTTTTCGCCAATCTAGATATGTTTATGCCAGGGGGAAATTAACGagtagaaaagacaaaattggtGTGAAAAATCGCCTCTCCGCACGCTAATTGGTAAACGAGCATTTGATCCTCTGACAAGGTACAGAAAAgcaatttcattcttttcaaAGAAGGCGATGCGTAGTACAACAACCGGAAAATTTTTGGCATAGAGAAAAATAAGCGGATTGAAACGGGAAAAAAAATGACCCTCGAGGCGGCCTCAAACCTCCCGACATCTTGTTCACCCCGATTATTAAATCCATAGCGCGACAGAAATCTTGGCTTCTTGTGATTGTATTAGTAGTAACCGACGAAATATCGTGTCCAGGATTGAACTCCCCGACTTTAAGGCTGCTCACTTGGTGCTCGCGAGCTGGGTGCGGAGCACCTTGGCGGCGGCAACCATGTTCTTGAGGGCAGGCTTGACCTCGGTGTACTTGCGAGTCTTCAGTCCGCAGTCGGGGTTCACCCACAAGATGTTCTTCTCAAGCACTGCAAGCATCTTGTTAACACGGTCAGCGATCTCCTCGGTCGATGGTATTCTCGGGGAGTGGATGTCGTAGACACCAGGGCCAATTCCGGCACCGTACTTCACTCCCTCACGGAAGACTGAGAGCAGCTTCTCATCGGAACGGGAGTTCTCGATGGTGATGACATCGGCATCCATGTCAATGATGGAGTGGATGATGTCATTGAAGTGGGAGTAGCACATGTGGGTATGGATCTGGGAAAAGTGGGAAAGAGGCAAAATTAGCGAAGAACGGCAAAGACAACTCAAATGCATCAGTTATAACTTGAAACATGAAATGTGAGCCGGCTGAGAGAGAACCTGAGTAGTGTCCTTGACGCCGCAGTTGGTAATCCTGAAGGAGTGAACGGCCCATTCCAAGTAGAATGCCTGCTCGGACTTCCTAAGGGGAAGACCCTCCCTAAGAGCAGCCTCGTCAATCTGAATGACATTGATGCCTGCCTTCTCCAGATCCTCCACTTCATCCTTGATGGCCAAGGCAATCTGATAGCAAGTCTCAAATCTGCAAGGACAACCCACAGTCATGTAAGGAATTTCTtgccaagaaagccaaaaaaaaaggagcattGTAggcttaaattttgattttgctcATCAAAATATTTGGTTTGTGTTCATCTGTACCTCGGCTGATCGTTTCTTACGAAGGACCAGTTCAGAATGGTGACAGGGCCAGTAAGCATTCCCTTCATTGGGCGGGCAGTCATGCTTTGGGCCATAGAGGACCAGAAAACGGTCATTGGCTTGGGACGGCTCACATCACCATAGATGATAGGAGGTTTGACACAGCGAGAGCCATAAGATTGCACCCAACCATTAACAGTGAAAGCAAAACCAGACAACTGCTCGCCGAAGTACTCAACCATATCATTCCTCTGCAATCAAGAtgatcaaaattagaaaaagaggaagactTGAAGGAAATGGCATGCCCAACCGTTCCTggatttctttttattctggTCAAAACTTTCTCCTGTTCACTGTTTTCCTCATTGCTAATATCGTAGGGTTGTAACCCAAGTAAGAAGCTGACCTCAGGCTCTCCATGAACCAAAACATCAATATCGAGCTCCTCTTGGAGTTTGACAACCTTGTTAATTTCCTCCTTGATGGCCTTGACATACTCATCCTCAGAAATCCTATTAAGCATTCATGGTCAATGGTGTCAATCATGAGGATGACAAATCTCTCAAATTCAAATGGACAGCAGCAACACagtgaaaaaaattagattcaCTTACTTCTTGGCCTTGTATTCACGGCGGACTCTTCGGAGTTCCACGGTCTGGGGGAAGGATCCAATGGTGGTGGTTGGGAGGATCGGAAGGTTCAGCTTTTTCTGCTGAGCATCAAGCCTAGCACTCACATTGGTAGCACGGCGATGGTCAGAACCCTTCAAAGCAGCAGCCTGGAAAAAGAGAACATCAAGCcattaaaacattattaaaacCTGTTTGGTAGTATTAAAGACAGAGATATACAGAAGCAAAACCCAATGAACTTACAGCCTTCTGAACAGCCTGATTAATCACCCGCGGTGAGGTCTTTCTTGAGGCCTGAGCAGTGGCATTAGCAGAGAAAAATGCCTGAACAGAGAACCACAGCTAATGAGCAAGGGTTCGATACAAAATAGTACAGAAGAGAAAGACGACATCTTTTCCACTAATTTGATCACAAGTCTAGGTCAAGCCCTAATCACAAACTAGTTGTACAATCTGTTAATTGTCAAGAAACCTACAAATAACTGTTGACCTCAACAATGACTAGCTTCTGACGGGaattattgagcaaaaaaacaAGTGGTACCTCATCCTTCTGCCCAGCCAATGCCTTTGCCAACATATTCACTTCAACAACCTTCTGAGCAGCAAAAGCAAGCCATGATTTGATTTCCTTATCCAACTTGGTTTCATTAACTAGGTCCACAGCAGTGTGCAAGAGGGAGCAAGAGGTGGAGACCACAAGCTTGTCTGGAGGTACAAACAATTAATCAGAAATCAGAATCCAACTCATAACAAAGGCATACCACGACAAATGTTGTGCCAAGTATAAGTGGGGTGGTTTTGTACCTTTGCCCACAATGCCCTCAAGAGCATTCAAGGTACTCAGAGATGCAGCAAGATCATTTGCCCAGATATTCCTGCCATCAACCACTCCAGCAAAGAGGTACTTGCCTTTAGGAAATGCACCCTTGATCAAGTCAAGGGTCTTAGTTCCACgaaccaaatcaaatccaaacccGGTAACACCCTTCAAAGACGTAAGGACTTTGTAGGCCTCGGCAGGGATATCAGCAAAGTAGGTCTCAATAAGGACATTCAAACCAGAGAGGGACGATTCAAGTTGTGAGTAGGCTTCTGTGAAGGCTTGCAACTTGTGAGAATCAAGATCCATCACAAGGGTTGGCTCATCAAATTGAATCCAAGAAGCCCCAGCAGCCTTAAGTTCAGAGATAACTTCCCTGTATGTTTACAGAGCATCGTGAACAAATGAAGTCAGTCTTTATACTATTAACAATGCAAAATCACTAactattattttcctttttataaaattcaatttctcaCTTGTAAACTGGAAGGATCTTTCCAAGAAGTGAAAGCAGAGAGAAGTTCTTGTCAACACCCTTTGCAGGCTTAGAAAGCAGCAAGTAGGAAACTGGACCAACAAGGACCGGGACAGTGTTTACTCCCAGCTGCATAAACAACAGAGTCAAAAACTGATCCACACCATGTGTTTATGCATATCAATTGGTATGCCAAATGAATGAAAGAACTGAATTCAAAAAGGTAGCAGAGGCAGAGACATAAATGTAATGTGTCACAGTAAACACATCCAAACATAAAAATGTATAAATCTTCCAATCTCACATCATACTAAATATCATCAGTTTCATGGACCATAGAGTATAAACTTTAGATGGCAGGAGACAACACATGCTACAAACCTATTTTATTCATATTAACATCATTGGCAGTAGTTATCAGCTCCTCTTATAGGATAACACAAATGATAGGCCAAATGCCAGAAGTTTCTCAAGTTTTATAATCAAAGTGAACTTGCGGTTATGGAGCTTGTCTCACCATAGAGGTAAAAAGTCTACCAACTAAGCCTTACGTTCTTAGTTACTTACATTAGACAGTTTAATATATGTCATGATGCATTATAAATCTATAACCTTTCAATATAcattcaaaccaaaaaaaacaaaacaacttGCATACCGCCTTCGCCTCCTTATATTCGCTGACAGCTTTGTGAGAAGCATAGGAGAACTTGACATCAGGACCCAATTCAGGGACAATGTAGTGGCTGGATCAACACCAGAGACATTTGTCATTACTGAGAACAAACCACGGATGATCTAAGACATGCTGCATGAGAGGACTTAATAACTTACTAGTTGGTGTCAAACCACTTGGTCATTTCCATAGCAGGAACAGAGGCATTTCCTCTGGCCATGGAGAAGTAAACATCATGGCCAATCTCACCGCCTTTCCAGCCATATCTGGGAGGCACAGCTCCGAGCATCGCGGTAGTGTCGAGCACCTGGTCATAGTACGCGAAAGTGTTGCTGGGGATGTACTTGATGCTGGCATCAGCCATCTGCTTCCAGATGGACGATCTGAGATCTGCGGCCACCTTCTGCAGATCCTCTGCACTGCTCTTCCCATCCCAGAACGATTCCAGGGCAAACTTGAGCTCTCTCTTGGGGCCCATGCGAGGGTATCCAACAATGTGGGACGCCATTTCTCTGTCGAATCATATTAAAAGGAGAAAATGTTCAATTATCTTGACTTAAAAGAGCCAGAGGTCATCAAACCATTCTCAGGTATAAAGTCTACTAGATATACGACAATGGCCGATCCCTCCATAACCCGTTAACGTCGCAATCAAAGTAGAAAGAGGCAAGGTGGTAAGGGTTGAATAGAATGAAAGAACTGAAAAGGAGTTTCCAATTGCCACTAAAAAAGCATACCCATTCTTCTgttagaaaagaaagaaagaaagaaagaaaaacagagactCTGGAGCTCCTAGAAATGCCCCAGCGTGGATCTATATTGCATCATATTCTATCTAGAGCCGAAGAGATAAAGTTCCAGTCAGCAGCAGAGATTTCATGTGGAgacaaaaacacaaatttgGGCTAAAAAGCCTAAAAAGTCATGCGCTTTGCGAAACTTGCATGAAGACGCGGGGACGAGACGGCCCAGTCGGGATCAAATTGCACTGAAAAAAGCGACTCGTCAGAGCAGAAAACGACACAGGGATTTATTATTGGCAGAAACTGCTCAGACAAACGACGTAAAGGCGCAGATCTAAGAATGCGGACAGCAGTAGATTCACGCGAATCCCCCCGCAGGCACACCGCGCTGGCTTCGCGCTGCGAAGCGAACCGATAAGGCAAGAAGAGATCAAGAGGCAAAGCAGATCCACGATCAACGACGCCGCGGAACAACGTCCGACGACCTGGATCTGccacgaaagaaaaaaaaaaaaatcgaaagcAAACGCGACACCGACACGCACTCGCGGGGCAGGCCAATCAGCGCTCGCTCGAGCCTCAAACGGAGCGCGCAACGACGCGACGCGACGACCGGGAAACAGATGCTTCGATACGTACGTGCGGTTCCGGTTCGGAGATTGCAGAGGGGAAtgcgagggagggaggggggacggacggacggaaagagagagagagagagagagagagagagagagtagcggGGAGAAGCTCCGGGAACGAAACTCGTGCAACCGAAAGGGGAGACGAAACAGGGGTAAAATATGAAGGAAAACAGAGGAAGCAGACGCGGATAAACGAGAAGGGGGAGAGGGAGCAACGGCAGGAGGGAGCCCTACCTTGGTGGCGAGAGAAGCGGGGCTGCGactggttcttcttcttcttcgcgagggaagagagagagagagaatgagagagagagagagagacacgaAGTGACAGAAGCGTGGCGCGGTTTGCTTTATAGAGAGAGAGGTGCGTGGTGGTCTGGTAGATCGGAGATCGGGACCCGAGACTTGCCCGGgggttgaatttttttattttttttttaatttgggtaTGTTGAACGATGAAGAAAATTCtctcataaatattttatttatttattttgtcttcttcttttgttttttcaaccAAGATTTCATCTTAATTGGTCATTTGAATTGCATGCATAGAATATGAAATCTATCGCCTTGCAAAATCCATAAATAGATGTCCGTGTTTGCATTTTCCGATGAATTGTTGCCAAATTTACTGTAAGTGtgaatcaaatatatatatatatacatatgtttGCAATTTCACGCAATGGAAAATGAATATATGTATTTGGAATTAGCTCTATTGTCAAGTCGGTTCACAACCCAATAATAAATGTGTCGCATATATTTTTTGGGTTGATAGTGAATTGACATTTTTAACCTAGCTTCAACTTCCATTTCTCCTCCCATCGATCACCTGACTTTTTTATCTTTCGAAATGGTTGTTGAAGCTATAAATAAATTCCTTATTTCTTGACACAAACTTCAACATACTGACAAGGCACAAGCTCTTTATTTCAAAACACATCGGGATGGCCCATTAATGTGATGTTATCctcttattttttagaaaaaaacaaCATATCTATACCGAAGTTTCATTTCCCATTATCTAATTCTAATTTCAAAAGATGACAAATGCTTTAATCCACACTCGATGTTTACATATAAAATTGCCTGATGGGGTAAATTAAATAATGGGTATATTTCGATAAGTACGCAAACCCAGGGGCGCAAGCTTAAGAAGCAAATGTGGTATTCGTTCCTACACGAGGGAGAGCCTAGAGGAAGGCTTCGATCCGACATCGGAAATCGATCCGGTTCCTATCGGGGGGTGGTGAAAGTTTGGTCAAAGATGGAGCAAACCAGAAGCAAGCAACACTCTCATTCTCGCATGGGCCATACATGTGTTCCTTGCAGTAAAAGTAAACATCATGCGTTGCTTTCTCGTTCTGGTTCGATAGTAAGGCAGAAGTTTGATCGTGAATTTACCCAAAAACATgcaataaaaatactaaaaaaaggAGAGGATTGGCAGTTGAGTGGAAACCCCCGAACTGTCGGTGCAAAGCGTTAAATTACAGCAGACCAACTGGCAGTGGCGCCCCTCGATCTCGCACGACCATGTTCGACCGCACTCGTTCCCCACACGTCCTCGTTCGTTCGTTTTCCTTTGAGGATCGTGTCGGTTGGTGCTGCGCTTtcgcttcttttttttgtggggaATTTTCACCTCTTCTTTATACTATGTAAGGCCAATTTCTCATATTAAGTTGGGTATCCACCCTTGAAATATCTTATATATCGCCAATATACGATGTACTTCTAATGAGTCGGAACGGGATTAAGCTGTAATTTAATGTATAAAATTAAGGGAGcggtttcttttttctactcTTGCTACTCTGTGCACTACTAATGTCGGAAATGGACTGAAAATAGAAGAAGCAATAGGGCAGCATCTAAAAAAAGTGATACAGAATAAGCATAGCGCGTGTCTTATCGTGATactattataaaataaaaattcatttgatgtCCATATGGAATTTTCActggaggtttttttttttttttttttaatgttgttaGGATTGTTACACGAATggaatataaatatgtaatgtCCTTGTTTTTCCCGGATGgaaattttcccttctttttttttttttttccgatcaaGCGatgataatttaatatttatcaattttaagCGTAGAATCCCAGTGGCTACCGTTTCAAGAATTGCACGAGTTCTCTCGAGTGGAGGTTGGTAAGGTAATAAGACAAGAATAGGTACCTCTCGCCGCCTATTTTTATATGCAATTTCTCCGTACTTTCCTTAACCTACCCACCCATCCATCGACTACCCCATTTTCTTAGTTAGAATTTTGTACGTTTCTAAATGTGCTTATGATATAACGCAGGTGGCGTTCATCGGTCAAATCAGATAGGTAAGTATTAGAATAATAAGGTGCTaattataggaaaaaaaaacattttaatttatctGATTTCTTTAACAACCAATTAATCGAAACTCAGCTCCAATTCAAGTGAGTAATCAACCACCCTCTTTCAATTCCTTGCTCTTTTCGCATAATCTACTTCTTCAGTCCTTTTCTCCCAACTAAACCATTTGACTCCTTGCCTTCGTTTTCTCCGTCCGCACTTTCctcccctctcttttctttacgTACACACTTCAATGCGTGCCATCATCATGCTCATGTACATGTAAAACcgataaaatttatttaattaagtggccatacttttctctctccatccaCGTTTGGAGGCATCATCATGTTTCTTTTCGACCTAATTCCCTGGAAACCCCTGCGTTTTGTTCCAATCGCAATTCTAtcctaactctttttttttttgtcatgaaaTAAATCATGAACTTTCACTTTAACCTCAAATTTGCCCCCACATCCACAAATGGTCATCAACTATGTTTGATAATGAATCTCTAATTGACTATGATATCGATAATTCTGAAGAAATTAGTGGCAATCTTTTTACATGGGAGCAAACTTGAAACTATGGTGAAAGTTAGTGACTTTTTtcgataaaataaaaagtttgaaGTGGAATTTGGATTAGAGTTAAAGttaggagtttttttttaagaaattaggcttattattttccatttagTTTGACCCAGGGACTTTTTCTCCAATCAGGACGGAGAAAGTATCGCTCagtatcttcttctttttcatttagtGCATTAATAGATGAAAGTGGGATTGCTCCAACAAAATCTCCTTGGTCTTTGGTAGAAACGGTTGACCACCCTCGAATCACCCTAAAGAATCCTGCCAAAATTGTTGGTTggtgatttcattttttcatgatGTCCATTGAATTCTAGTGATCCGCAAAGTCATCTCACCGAGGTGAGTAGGTGTAGAATTGGTAGAACCTAAATCCACCAACCCCGcaccccaaaaggaaaaaataaacaagaagaACGAGGATCAGCGTCGAAGTTTCATCTACCAGATAAGAGTTTAGCCCGTAGCTTTCATCACCAACCCTCTGGCTATGCGCCTTTCTGGCTGCGCTCATCATCCTACCAGCAACGGATAGAGACTGTGTACTCTGTAGCATGTATCTTACGTAACAATAAAAAGGGTGTCCGGTCCTAATGAATGAGGAAGATCCTGTCGAGATTTCGGTGTTGTTCGACAAGGTAGGCGCTCAGACGGCGAGCAGTGTCGATCGAGATTGGTCCCTTGTTTTTTCATCTATAAAGACCTGATTTGTCTGTACGGAATTAGAGATATCACTAGTCTAATCTCTCCCCTAGAGTTGGAGCAATTCATGTTCGAGCTTATTAGCTCATGCTAGCTAATGAGTCGTTGCTCATGCTTGAAGTCGTAGCTTATAGATGGCGCTTGGTCATTGAACCGTCCAAGCTATAAGCTTTCTCCTGAAGATCTGAAACGAAAGCTATGGTCATCGAGCGAACAAGTTTCTCATCGTGATCCATGTATATCGGATTCGGTGGTTGCGAATAGCTAGGCTAGGCATTCGATGGATTGCTCGGGCCGGCCCTGCCGAGTAATGCCTATTGGCATCTGTAGGGGCCTGAAGCTGTCGCGACATTGCACGCGATGCGATCCGAATTGCGGGCGGATGCTGGTGGGCTTTGTAGAGAGTACAGGTcgggcctctctctctctctctctctctctctctctctctctgtagctACATATAGACAGCTTGTTATGCATATCTGGCTTTGGTTGATATTTTGGGAGATTCATCTCTGTCATCTTTTGGTCATTCTGTCACGGTTCGTCCGACAATTGGTACACATGAACATGGTGTGGAGGTGAAGTAGCCAGGGGCTTTGGTCGAGCACGAAATGGGTCTGACGTGTGATTAAGtcttaaaaacaaaaatgatatcaGCGAATGCTGCAGTCATGTGACAGCAATTAAGAAATGATATGTTAAGTGCACTAAAAATGGGCCTGTGAAATTGATATGTTGGATGATGTGGTGGCAATCAATTCAGTGCTAAATTAGTGGccttaatttagtcttaaatttttgatgattgaccaatttagttcttcTTGCCAATCACTTACGAGGCATGGTCGATATTAATATGGatgattttttgtatattttttaattgtattttgtttctctttttttaatgtaaGAGCTTGAGGCTCGGTGAGCCCGCCGACCCCTGAACGAGGGTGTCATGATCCTTATGGCCAAATTTGATAGAAATCGCTTATGTGAATACTAGTTATTTTATATAGCATAATCGGCATTAACGTCGAcgattttttggaatttttttgaatttatttattttttattctctatttatttttttctttg harbors:
- the LOC104443139 gene encoding 5-methyltetrahydropteroyltriglutamate--homocysteine methyltransferase, with product MASHIVGYPRMGPKRELKFALESFWDGKSSAEDLQKVAADLRSSIWKQMADASIKYIPSNTFAYYDQVLDTTAMLGAVPPRYGWKGGEIGHDVYFSMARGNASVPAMEMTKWFDTNYHYIVPELGPDVKFSYASHKAVSEYKEAKALGVNTVPVLVGPVSYLLLSKPAKGVDKNFSLLSLLGKILPVYKEVISELKAAGASWIQFDEPTLVMDLDSHKLQAFTEAYSQLESSLSGLNVLIETYFADIPAEAYKVLTSLKGVTGFGFDLVRGTKTLDLIKGAFPKGKYLFAGVVDGRNIWANDLAASLSTLNALEGIVGKDKLVVSTSCSLLHTAVDLVNETKLDKEIKSWLAFAAQKVVEVNMLAKALAGQKDEAFFSANATAQASRKTSPRVINQAVQKAAAALKGSDHRRATNVSARLDAQQKKLNLPILPTTTIGSFPQTVELRRVRREYKAKKISEDEYVKAIKEEINKVVKLQEELDIDVLVHGEPERNDMVEYFGEQLSGFAFTVNGWVQSYGSRCVKPPIIYGDVSRPKPMTVFWSSMAQSMTARPMKGMLTGPVTILNWSFVRNDQPRFETCYQIALAIKDEVEDLEKAGINVIQIDEAALREGLPLRKSEQAFYLEWAVHSFRITNCGVKDTTQIHTHMCYSHFNDIIHSIIDMDADVITIENSRSDEKLLSVFREGVKYGAGIGPGVYDIHSPRIPSTEEIADRVNKMLAVLEKNILWVNPDCGLKTRKYTEVKPALKNMVAAAKVLRTQLASTK